Proteins found in one Litorihabitans aurantiacus genomic segment:
- the ctaE gene encoding aa3-type cytochrome oxidase subunit III: MSSHATTAPSAHVSVDRPNLTQVGTIVWLSSELMFFAGLFAIYFTHRSVSDPGEWAASTDLLNLPFATVNTTILILSSFTCQFGVIAAQRHQARRTGSLWNLRQWGLQEWFTLTFIMGAVFIGGQVTEYAELVEHGLMISTSSFGSVFYLTTGFHGLHVVGGLIAFLFVLGSSFVAGRFGHREEVRAHVVSYYWHFVDVIWVALFFVIYFLR, encoded by the coding sequence GTGTCCAGCCATGCCACCACCGCGCCCAGCGCCCACGTGAGTGTCGACCGCCCGAACCTGACGCAGGTCGGCACGATCGTGTGGCTCTCGAGCGAGCTCATGTTCTTCGCGGGACTGTTCGCGATCTACTTCACGCACCGCAGCGTCTCCGACCCCGGCGAGTGGGCGGCGTCGACCGACCTGCTGAACCTGCCGTTCGCGACCGTCAACACCACGATCCTGATCCTGAGCTCCTTCACGTGCCAGTTCGGCGTCATCGCGGCGCAGCGGCACCAGGCCCGGCGCACCGGCAGCCTGTGGAACCTGCGCCAGTGGGGCCTGCAGGAGTGGTTCACGCTGACGTTCATCATGGGCGCCGTCTTCATCGGCGGTCAGGTCACGGAGTACGCCGAGCTCGTGGAGCACGGCCTGATGATCTCGACGTCCTCGTTCGGCAGCGTCTTCTACCTCACCACCGGTTTTCACGGTCTCCACGTGGTGGGTGGTCTCATCGCCTTCCTCTTCGTCCTCGGCTCGTCCTTCGTGGCCGGGCGGTTCGGTCACCGCGAGGAGGTCCGGGCCCACGTGGTCTCGTACTACTGGCACTTCGTCGACGTGATCTGGGTGGCGCTCTTCTTCGTCATCTACTTCCTTCGGTAG
- a CDS encoding glycerate kinase, producing the protein MRVLLTAGHLGELPGHEVAAALARGWAALAPEADLVHLPTSDGDRGLLDAVEAALGGRREVVTVPAGDGASGARQVPAVVLHSGGTAWIATADVLGRGRDATRTSARSGSSAGVGALVAAARDAGARRVVLGAGTPATLDAGTGMLRALAGRAASPFDPDQSAEGVAAVVEEARRRCTGLEIVLTAPELVAARGLRGAAAALTPVLGAQESQALDTRIAPLVRAFERLVPVRRDLLVGAAGGSDGAAGAQADAAATGGTGGGLGLAVLALGGRVLPGPALLAAETGLSRLSAERDLVVVVTERLDPVEADRGITAAVAAAAAAHGVAVLALAPHVQLERRTAASAGISATARLEVESGAGPEDVARAVDRHARAWRW; encoded by the coding sequence GTGCGCGTCCTGCTGACGGCGGGCCACCTCGGCGAGCTGCCCGGGCACGAGGTCGCCGCGGCGCTCGCGCGCGGCTGGGCAGCCCTCGCCCCCGAGGCCGATCTCGTGCACCTGCCGACCTCCGACGGCGATCGCGGCCTGCTGGACGCGGTGGAGGCCGCGCTCGGCGGGCGTCGCGAGGTCGTGACGGTGCCCGCGGGTGACGGAGCGTCCGGCGCGCGGCAGGTGCCCGCCGTCGTGCTGCACTCCGGGGGTACGGCCTGGATCGCGACGGCTGACGTGCTCGGCCGCGGGCGGGACGCGACGCGGACCTCGGCGCGCTCGGGGTCCTCGGCCGGCGTCGGCGCCCTCGTCGCCGCCGCTCGGGACGCGGGAGCCCGGCGGGTGGTGCTGGGCGCCGGCACACCCGCGACCCTGGACGCGGGGACGGGAATGCTGCGCGCGCTGGCCGGACGTGCCGCTTCGCCGTTCGACCCCGACCAGTCCGCGGAGGGTGTTGCGGCCGTCGTCGAGGAGGCCCGACGGCGGTGCACCGGCCTCGAGATCGTGCTCACCGCACCCGAGCTCGTCGCGGCCCGGGGTCTGCGCGGTGCCGCCGCAGCCCTGACGCCCGTGCTCGGGGCGCAGGAGAGTCAGGCGCTCGACACCCGCATCGCCCCGCTCGTGCGCGCGTTCGAGCGGCTCGTCCCCGTGCGGCGCGACCTGCTGGTGGGCGCCGCCGGAGGCTCGGATGGTGCGGCCGGTGCGCAGGCCGACGCCGCGGCGACCGGCGGCACCGGCGGGGGCCTCGGGCTCGCGGTCCTGGCGCTCGGCGGCCGCGTCCTGCCGGGGCCGGCCCTGCTCGCGGCCGAGACCGGGCTGTCACGTCTTTCCGCGGAGCGCGACCTCGTCGTCGTCGTCACGGAGCGGCTCGACCCGGTCGAGGCCGACCGGGGGATCACCGCCGCCGTCGCCGCGGCGGCCGCCGCGCACGGTGTCGCGGTCCTCGCGCTGGCTCCGCACGTGCAGCTCGAGCGGCGCACGGCGGCGTCGGCGGGCATCAGCGCGACGGCACGGCTCGAGGTGGAGTCCGGCGCCGGGCCCGAGGACGTCGCGCGCGCCGTCGACCGCCACGCGCGCGCCTGGCGGTGGTGA
- a CDS encoding cytochrome c oxidase subunit 4 produces the protein MSTQQTAGPDRTVEPSSRTRPPMYIETVVFGAGVPVFLALAIVYGFLTEFTEFVGFIGLLLLAGLAGLVAFFLFITGRTIDARPEDDPLGTIESAAGEYGEFSPHSWWPFVLAIGAAIIFFGVAVGWWVCVVGVIVGSIGLVGLIFEFSRGQHAH, from the coding sequence ATGAGCACGCAGCAGACCGCCGGACCGGACCGCACGGTGGAGCCCTCCTCCCGCACGCGCCCGCCGATGTACATCGAGACCGTCGTCTTCGGCGCCGGTGTCCCGGTGTTCCTCGCACTCGCGATCGTGTACGGGTTCCTCACCGAGTTCACGGAGTTCGTCGGCTTCATCGGCCTCCTGCTGCTGGCAGGGCTGGCCGGCCTGGTGGCGTTCTTCCTCTTCATCACCGGGCGCACGATCGACGCGCGCCCCGAGGACGACCCGCTCGGCACCATCGAGTCGGCTGCGGGTGAGTACGGCGAGTTCTCCCCGCACTCCTGGTGGCCCTTCGTGCTCGCGATCGGCGCCGCGATCATCTTCTTCGGCGTCGCCGTGGGCTGGTGGGTGTGCGTCGTCGGTGTGATCGTCGGCAGCATCGGCCTCGTGGGCCTCATCTTCGAGTTCTCGCGGGGGCAGCACGCGCACTGA
- the ctaD gene encoding aa3-type cytochrome oxidase subunit I, with the protein MVKWMTSTDHKTIGYMYLTTSFLFFCIGGVLALAIRAELFEPGRQLFTSAEQYNQFFTMHGGIMLLLFATPLFAGFANVMVPLQIGAPDVAFPRMNMFAYYLYLFGGLIAVGGFLTPEGPAGFGWTSYVPLASETFSPGLGADLWLVGFGLTGFSTIFGAVNFITTIICMRAPGMTMFRMPIFTWNILITAVLALMAFPILTAAYFGLIADRRLDAMIFDPALGGPILWQHLFWFFGHPEVYIIALPFFGIVSEIFPVFSRKPIFGYKTLVLATLSIAALSVTVWAHHMYTTGAVMLSFFALMTMLIAVPTGVKFFNWIGTMWRGKLTFETPMLWSIGFLATFLFGGLTGVILSVPTLDFQLHDTYFVVAHFHYVVFGTVVFAMFAGFYFWWPKFTGKMLNERLGKVHFWLTFVGFHTTFLIQHWIGAKVMPRRYIDYLPEDGVTLWNQISTVGAFILAAATLPFLWNVIRTWRTAPQVEVDDPWGYGRSLEWATSCPPPRHNFSSIPRIRSESPAFDLHHPEVAAMDHVETDKGFLDQVYGNADMQGSIQERTSKEHS; encoded by the coding sequence ATCGTGAAGTGGATGACGTCCACCGACCACAAGACGATCGGGTACATGTACCTGACCACGTCGTTCCTGTTCTTCTGCATCGGCGGCGTCCTCGCGCTCGCGATCCGTGCCGAGCTGTTCGAGCCGGGGCGTCAGCTGTTCACGAGCGCCGAGCAGTACAACCAGTTCTTCACGATGCACGGCGGCATCATGCTGCTGCTCTTCGCGACACCGCTGTTCGCGGGCTTCGCGAACGTGATGGTCCCGCTGCAGATCGGTGCGCCGGACGTCGCGTTCCCGCGGATGAACATGTTCGCGTACTACCTGTACCTGTTCGGCGGCCTCATCGCCGTCGGTGGGTTCCTGACGCCGGAGGGACCGGCCGGCTTCGGGTGGACGTCCTACGTCCCGCTCGCCTCCGAGACGTTCTCGCCCGGTCTGGGTGCGGACCTCTGGCTCGTCGGGTTCGGCCTGACCGGCTTCTCGACGATCTTCGGTGCCGTCAACTTCATCACCACGATCATCTGCATGCGCGCCCCCGGCATGACGATGTTCCGGATGCCGATCTTCACCTGGAACATCCTCATCACCGCGGTGCTCGCGCTGATGGCGTTCCCGATCCTCACGGCCGCCTACTTCGGCCTCATCGCCGACCGCCGCCTCGACGCGATGATCTTCGACCCGGCACTCGGCGGGCCGATCCTGTGGCAGCACCTGTTCTGGTTCTTCGGCCACCCCGAGGTCTACATCATCGCGCTGCCGTTCTTCGGCATCGTCTCGGAGATCTTCCCGGTCTTCAGCCGCAAGCCGATCTTCGGCTACAAGACGCTCGTGCTGGCGACGCTCTCGATCGCTGCGCTGTCCGTGACCGTGTGGGCGCACCACATGTACACGACCGGCGCCGTCATGCTGTCGTTCTTCGCCCTGATGACGATGCTCATCGCGGTGCCGACAGGCGTGAAGTTCTTCAACTGGATCGGCACGATGTGGCGCGGCAAGCTCACGTTCGAGACGCCGATGCTCTGGTCGATCGGGTTCCTGGCGACCTTCCTGTTCGGCGGTCTCACCGGTGTGATCCTCAGCGTGCCGACGCTGGACTTCCAGCTGCACGACACGTACTTCGTCGTCGCACACTTCCACTACGTCGTCTTCGGCACGGTCGTGTTCGCGATGTTCGCCGGCTTCTACTTCTGGTGGCCGAAGTTCACCGGGAAGATGCTGAACGAGCGTCTCGGCAAGGTCCACTTCTGGTTGACGTTCGTCGGCTTCCACACCACCTTCCTCATCCAGCACTGGATCGGCGCGAAGGTGATGCCGCGGCGCTACATCGACTACCTGCCCGAGGACGGCGTGACGCTCTGGAACCAGATCTCCACCGTCGGCGCGTTCATCCTCGCCGCTGCGACCCTGCCGTTCCTCTGGAACGTCATCCGCACCTGGCGCACCGCGCCCCAGGTCGAGGTCGACGACCCGTGGGGCTACGGCCGCTCGCTCGAGTGGGCCACGTCGTGCCCGCCCCCGCGCCACAACTTCAGCTCCATCCCGCGCATCCGCTCGGAGTCGCCGGCGTTCGACCTGCACCACCCCGAGGTCGCCGCCATGGACCACGTCGAGACCGACAAGGGCTTCCTCGACCAGGTCTACGGCAACGCCGACATGCAGGGCTCCATCCAGGAGCGCACCTCGAAGGAACACTCATGA
- the ctaC gene encoding aa3-type cytochrome oxidase subunit II translates to MAFPRTRKLAVTAAAVVAATALAGCSEAAQRGFLPEQAPGATNHTDMIISLWNNSWIAALAVGVLVWGLLLWCVVVYRRRKNDNELPVQLRYHVPLELMYTFVPIVMVGVLFAYTSRSMGEILDTSAEPDVNIEVVGKRWSWDFNYTDSDVHFSGVQAQLDDGAEGKPETFPTLYLPQGQNVEISLRTRDVNHAFWIPGFLMKLDMISGRTNTFQIVPEKTGVYEGKCAELCGEYHASMLFNVEVLPVEEYEEKMDELAEQGFTGVRGPEFDVQQFTGNNDGEQHQEGSGN, encoded by the coding sequence ATCGCCTTCCCCCGCACCAGGAAGCTCGCCGTCACGGCGGCTGCCGTCGTAGCGGCGACCGCGCTCGCGGGCTGCTCCGAGGCCGCCCAGCGCGGTTTCCTCCCCGAACAGGCGCCCGGCGCCACCAACCACACCGACATGATCATCTCGTTGTGGAACAACTCGTGGATCGCGGCGCTCGCCGTCGGCGTCCTCGTGTGGGGTCTGCTCCTGTGGTGCGTCGTGGTCTACCGCCGCCGCAAGAACGACAACGAGCTCCCCGTGCAGCTCCGGTACCACGTGCCGCTCGAGCTCATGTACACGTTCGTGCCGATCGTGATGGTGGGCGTGCTGTTCGCCTACACCTCGCGCTCGATGGGCGAGATCCTCGACACCTCGGCCGAGCCCGACGTGAACATCGAGGTCGTCGGCAAGCGGTGGAGCTGGGACTTCAACTACACCGACAGCGACGTGCACTTCTCCGGCGTGCAGGCCCAGCTCGACGACGGCGCCGAGGGCAAGCCCGAGACGTTCCCGACGCTCTACCTGCCCCAGGGCCAGAACGTCGAGATCTCGCTGCGCACGCGCGACGTCAACCACGCGTTCTGGATCCCCGGCTTCCTCATGAAGCTCGACATGATCAGCGGCCGCACCAACACGTTCCAGATCGTCCCCGAGAAGACCGGCGTCTACGAGGGCAAGTGCGCCGAGCTCTGCGGCGAGTACCACGCCTCCATGCTGTTCAACGTGGAGGTCCTCCCGGTCGAGGAGTACGAGGAGAAGATGGACGAGCTCGCCGAGCAGGGCTTCACCGGCGTGCGCGGTCCCGAGTTCGACGTCCAGCAGTTCACCGGCAACAACGACGGCGAGCAGCACCAGGAAGGCAGCGGCAACTGA
- a CDS encoding FKBP-type peptidyl-prolyl cis-trans isomerase, whose protein sequence is MRLRLPALTATALAAALLLGACGSDDGGGGGEASGGDSVGFTASGEFGEKPTLEFTSDEPSDELEVEVVSEGDGAEVAGTDTVEAHYLGQVFGTETVFDNSYDRGAPTSFPLTGVIPGWTQGLTGQKVGSRVLLSIPSELGYPNGQGEDIKAGDTIVFVVDIVDADAGPDPDGVGQADAEPTGAEVPVTVEGDLGAPITGVTVTEGATPPTEESTTVLATGTGEPLAAGDSVDLQYFLTTWDNAETETTWPPDGVGVQRVTLDEAAPPFNALIGTPAGSRVLIQVPGDEAMGAPALAVVLDIVAE, encoded by the coding sequence TTGCGCCTGCGTCTGCCAGCCCTGACCGCCACCGCGCTCGCCGCAGCACTGCTGCTGGGAGCGTGCGGATCCGACGACGGAGGCGGCGGTGGTGAGGCGTCCGGCGGGGACTCGGTCGGCTTCACCGCATCCGGTGAGTTCGGCGAGAAGCCGACGCTCGAGTTCACGTCCGACGAGCCCTCCGACGAGCTCGAGGTCGAGGTCGTCTCCGAGGGGGACGGCGCCGAGGTCGCCGGCACCGACACGGTCGAGGCGCACTACCTCGGCCAGGTCTTCGGGACCGAGACGGTTTTCGACAACTCCTACGACCGGGGTGCCCCGACCTCCTTCCCGCTGACCGGTGTGATCCCGGGGTGGACGCAGGGGCTGACGGGCCAGAAGGTCGGCTCGCGCGTGCTGCTCTCGATCCCCAGCGAGCTCGGCTACCCGAACGGCCAGGGCGAGGACATCAAGGCCGGCGACACGATCGTCTTCGTCGTCGACATCGTCGACGCCGACGCGGGTCCGGACCCCGACGGTGTGGGGCAGGCCGACGCCGAGCCGACCGGCGCGGAGGTCCCCGTCACGGTCGAGGGCGACCTCGGCGCCCCGATCACGGGCGTCACCGTGACGGAGGGCGCCACGCCGCCCACGGAGGAGTCGACGACCGTGCTGGCCACCGGGACGGGCGAGCCGCTCGCCGCTGGCGACAGCGTCGACCTCCAGTACTTCCTGACGACCTGGGACAACGCCGAGACGGAGACCACCTGGCCGCCCGACGGCGTCGGCGTCCAGCGCGTCACGCTCGACGAGGCGGCCCCGCCGTTCAACGCCCTCATCGGCACCCCGGCGGGCTCTCGGGTGCTCATCCAGGTCCCGGGTGACGAGGCGATGGGCGCCCCCGCCCTCGCCGTCGTGCTCGACATCGTGGCGGAGTGA
- the qcrB gene encoding cytochrome bc1 complex cytochrome b subunit: MSATATSRSPTRRRSIEHHHPLTKAAAGTADFFDSRVGAGKMVKEFARKVFPDHWSFLLGEIALYSFVVLLLTGTFLTMFFVPSMTEVHYPDDAFPVAMRGVEMSEAFASTLNMSFHVRGGLLMRQIHHWAALLFMASIVTHMMRVFFTGAFRKPRELNWVVGFTLMILGLLAGFTGYSLPDDVLSGNGLRITDGVVKSIPVIGSYMSYMIFGGEFPGTEIIPRLFTAHILLVPALILALIAVHLVLIVAHKHTQYPGPGRTNRNVVGYPLFPVYVAKAGGFFFVVFGVLAIMGATLAINSVWVYGPYDPSPVGAGAQPDWYMLFLEGSLRLMPGQTEWVWGGYTISLNVLIPAVVIPGLLFTILAVYPFIEAWATGDKREHHLLDRPRNVPTRTGVGVAVLTAFIILVLAGSNDIIATHFGLSINAITWVFRVLFFAGPVIGFIVTKRMCLALQRRDRELVLHGHETGRVVRFASGEYIEVHQPLTDHERWLLVGHEPVRPLEVGPAENGRGVSRPGYKAAVRRSKVSNFFFADRVEPVTPSELEEAHGHGEHAEIAQGDSNEALLTNASTRG; this comes from the coding sequence GTGAGCGCTACGGCGACCTCCCGGTCTCCGACGAGGAGAAGGTCCATTGAGCACCACCACCCCCTGACGAAGGCGGCGGCCGGGACGGCCGACTTCTTCGACTCCCGCGTCGGCGCGGGCAAGATGGTCAAGGAGTTCGCCCGGAAGGTCTTCCCCGACCACTGGTCGTTCCTCCTGGGTGAGATCGCCCTGTACAGCTTCGTCGTCCTGCTCCTGACCGGCACGTTCCTCACGATGTTCTTCGTGCCGAGCATGACCGAGGTGCACTACCCGGACGACGCCTTCCCGGTCGCGATGCGCGGCGTGGAGATGTCGGAGGCGTTCGCCTCGACCCTGAACATGTCCTTCCACGTGCGCGGCGGTCTGCTCATGCGGCAGATCCACCACTGGGCGGCGCTGCTGTTCATGGCCTCGATCGTGACGCACATGATGCGCGTCTTCTTCACCGGCGCCTTCCGTAAGCCCCGCGAGCTCAACTGGGTCGTCGGCTTCACGCTGATGATCCTCGGCCTGCTCGCCGGCTTCACCGGCTACTCGCTCCCCGACGACGTCCTGTCGGGCAACGGCCTGCGCATCACCGACGGTGTGGTGAAGTCGATCCCGGTCATCGGCTCGTACATGTCGTACATGATCTTCGGCGGCGAGTTCCCCGGCACCGAGATCATCCCCCGCCTGTTCACGGCGCACATCCTGCTGGTGCCCGCGCTGATCCTGGCGCTCATCGCTGTCCACCTGGTGCTGATCGTGGCGCACAAGCACACGCAGTACCCCGGCCCGGGCCGCACGAACCGCAACGTGGTCGGCTACCCGCTGTTCCCCGTGTACGTGGCCAAGGCCGGCGGCTTCTTCTTCGTGGTGTTCGGCGTGCTGGCCATCATGGGCGCCACGCTCGCGATCAACAGCGTGTGGGTCTACGGCCCCTACGACCCCTCGCCCGTCGGCGCGGGCGCTCAGCCCGACTGGTACATGCTGTTCCTCGAGGGCTCGCTCCGGCTGATGCCGGGTCAGACCGAGTGGGTCTGGGGCGGGTACACGATCTCGCTGAACGTCCTCATCCCGGCCGTGGTGATCCCCGGCCTGCTGTTCACGATCCTCGCGGTCTACCCGTTCATCGAGGCCTGGGCCACCGGTGACAAGCGCGAGCACCACCTGCTCGACCGCCCGCGGAACGTCCCGACGCGCACGGGTGTCGGCGTCGCCGTCCTGACCGCGTTCATCATCCTGGTCCTGGCCGGGTCGAACGACATCATCGCGACCCACTTCGGGCTCTCGATCAACGCCATCACCTGGGTGTTCCGCGTCCTGTTCTTCGCCGGGCCGGTCATCGGCTTCATCGTCACGAAGCGCATGTGCCTCGCGCTGCAGCGCCGGGACCGCGAGCTCGTCCTGCACGGTCACGAGACGGGCCGTGTGGTCCGGTTCGCCTCGGGTGAGTACATCGAGGTGCACCAGCCCCTCACGGACCACGAGCGCTGGCTGCTCGTGGGCCACGAGCCGGTGCGCCCCCTCGAGGTCGGGCCCGCCGAGAACGGGCGCGGCGTCAGCCGCCCCGGGTACAAGGCCGCGGTGCGACGCTCCAAGGTGTCGAACTTCTTCTTCGCCGATCGCGTCGAGCCCGTCACCCCGAGCGAGCTCGAGGAGGCTCACGGCCACGGCGAGCACGCCGAGATCGCCCAGGGCGACTCGAACGAGGCGCTCCTGACCAACGCGAGCACGCGCGGCTGA
- a CDS encoding HesB/IscA family protein gives MTETVATSAAKGTEATTTSIAPDPTHEVGLTDVAAAKVRSLLDQEGRDDLRLRVAVQPGGCSGLIYQLYFDERLLEGDATRDFDGVEVVVDRMSVPYLAGATIDFADTIAKQGFTIDNPNAGGSCACGDSFH, from the coding sequence ATGACCGAGACCGTCGCCACGAGCGCCGCCAAGGGCACCGAGGCCACCACGACCTCGATCGCGCCCGACCCCACGCACGAGGTCGGTCTGACCGACGTCGCCGCCGCCAAGGTCCGTTCGCTGCTGGACCAGGAGGGTCGCGACGACCTGCGCCTGCGCGTGGCCGTGCAGCCCGGTGGCTGCTCCGGCCTCATCTACCAGCTCTACTTCGACGAGCGCCTGCTTGAGGGTGACGCGACGCGGGACTTCGACGGCGTCGAGGTCGTCGTCGACCGCATGAGCGTGCCCTACCTCGCCGGGGCGACGATCGACTTCGCCGACACGATCGCGAAGCAGGGCTTCACCATCGACAACCCCAACGCGGGCGGTTCGTGCGCCTGCGGCGACTCGTTCCACTGA
- the qcrC gene encoding cytochrome bc1 complex diheme cytochrome c subunit, whose protein sequence is MKALASARRHRFAPVVLMLLALLAVGGLYAVAAPQAAVADAASTDDVENGEKLFAANCASCHGPSAEGATASPSLIGVGAASVHFQVSTGRMPMAANAPQAPEKGVQFDAEQTAQLAAYVATLGPGPAIPDSEQVDPAQGDAANGMLVFRTNCAMCHNAVGAGGALSEGKYAPSLFNSTPTEIYEAMLTGPQSMPVFNEENITPEAKRDVIAYLMEQRAGDSSPGGANLGSIGPVSEGMWVWIIGMGVLIGASVWIGAKSS, encoded by the coding sequence GTGAAGGCCCTCGCCTCCGCGCGACGCCACCGGTTCGCACCCGTCGTCCTGATGCTGCTCGCGCTCCTGGCCGTCGGCGGCCTCTACGCCGTCGCCGCCCCGCAGGCCGCGGTCGCCGATGCGGCGTCCACCGACGACGTCGAGAACGGCGAGAAGCTGTTCGCGGCGAACTGCGCCAGCTGCCACGGCCCGTCGGCCGAGGGCGCGACGGCGTCGCCCTCGCTGATCGGCGTCGGTGCCGCCTCGGTACACTTCCAGGTGAGCACCGGCCGCATGCCGATGGCCGCCAACGCGCCGCAGGCCCCCGAGAAGGGCGTCCAGTTCGACGCCGAGCAGACCGCGCAGCTCGCCGCCTACGTCGCGACCCTGGGCCCCGGCCCGGCCATCCCCGACTCCGAGCAGGTCGACCCCGCCCAGGGCGACGCGGCCAACGGCATGCTCGTCTTCCGCACCAACTGCGCGATGTGCCACAACGCCGTCGGCGCCGGCGGTGCGCTCAGCGAGGGCAAGTACGCGCCGTCGCTGTTCAACTCCACGCCGACCGAGATCTACGAGGCGATGCTGACCGGCCCGCAGTCGATGCCGGTGTTCAACGAGGAGAACATCACCCCTGAGGCCAAGCGGGACGTGATCGCCTACCTGATGGAGCAGCGCGCCGGCGACTCCTCCCCCGGTGGCGCCAACCTCGGCTCGATCGGACCCGTGTCCGAGGGCATGTGGGTGTGGATCATCGGCATGGGTGTCCTGATCGGCGCCTCGGTGTGGATCGGAGCCAAGTCCTCATGA
- the qcrA gene encoding cytochrome bc1 complex Rieske iron-sulfur subunit: MSDVSKRDNVGDPDEVHENDALSVGEGTVDRFVNPGLPEHKHRLSDHSEDGAKRVERQVTLIFVLSLVASVAGIVGYFVFPVGASLGSVRASTLSIGLGLGIGMLGIGVAAVHWAKALMSDVEQVDERHPQRGDDATRAAAVEALQAGADDSRIARRPLLKGALVSAVAVAPLAFVVPMVGNLGGDWNVSKFRHTVWGPGVRLARDPDGALIRPEQVTIGSVWHVIPDGLMNAEHMLEEKAKAVVLMVRMAPGDLTEAPDRAGWSWDGIVAYSKVCTHVGCPVALYEQQTHHILCPCHQSTFDVSDGAKVVFGPAKRALPQLPITVDDEGYLVAQSDFHEMVGPSTWERERYGDLPVSDEEKVH, from the coding sequence ATGAGCGACGTCAGCAAGCGGGACAACGTCGGCGATCCCGACGAGGTCCACGAGAACGACGCCCTCTCCGTCGGCGAGGGCACGGTCGACCGGTTCGTCAACCCCGGCCTCCCCGAGCACAAGCACCGCCTCTCGGACCACTCCGAGGACGGCGCCAAGCGAGTCGAGCGCCAGGTCACGCTCATCTTCGTGCTGTCGCTCGTCGCCTCGGTCGCCGGCATCGTCGGCTACTTCGTCTTCCCCGTCGGTGCCTCGCTCGGCAGCGTCCGCGCCTCGACGCTGAGCATCGGCCTGGGCCTCGGCATCGGCATGCTCGGTATCGGCGTCGCGGCCGTGCACTGGGCCAAGGCCCTGATGTCCGACGTCGAGCAGGTCGACGAGCGCCACCCGCAGCGCGGTGACGACGCCACCCGCGCCGCCGCCGTCGAGGCTCTCCAGGCGGGTGCCGACGACTCGCGCATCGCCCGGCGCCCCCTGCTCAAGGGTGCGCTCGTCTCCGCCGTCGCCGTCGCGCCGCTCGCCTTCGTGGTCCCCATGGTGGGCAACCTCGGCGGCGACTGGAACGTCAGCAAGTTCCGTCACACCGTCTGGGGTCCCGGCGTCCGCCTGGCGCGCGACCCCGACGGCGCGCTGATCCGCCCCGAGCAGGTCACCATCGGTTCCGTCTGGCACGTCATCCCCGACGGCCTGATGAACGCCGAGCACATGCTGGAGGAGAAGGCCAAGGCCGTCGTCCTCATGGTCCGGATGGCCCCGGGCGACCTCACCGAGGCGCCCGATCGGGCCGGCTGGTCGTGGGACGGCATCGTGGCCTACTCCAAGGTCTGCACGCACGTCGGTTGTCCGGTGGCGCTGTACGAGCAGCAGACCCACCACATCCTGTGCCCGTGCCACCAGTCCACGTTCGACGTCTCCGACGGCGCCAAGGTCGTCTTCGGTCCCGCCAAGCGTGCTCTCCCCCAGCTGCCCATCACCGTGGACGACGAGGGCTACCTCGTCGCGCAGAGCGACTTCCACGAGATGGTCGGCCCCTCCACCTGGGAGCGTGAGCGCTACGGCGACCTCCCGGTCTCCGACGAGGAGAAGGTCCATTGA